In a genomic window of Pangasianodon hypophthalmus isolate fPanHyp1 chromosome 19, fPanHyp1.pri, whole genome shotgun sequence:
- the bpnt1 gene encoding 3'(2'),5'-bisphosphate nucleotidase 1 isoform X3 — translation MCECVCAWCPVMDWRPIQGVFPPHAQCSQDRLQIHSIPEKDKAVTKTAYILNSPVVCVNWLEAHRSPTRLLDHVTVLIGIAYKGKAIAGVINQPFYNYQAGAGATLGRTLWGILGLGAFGFQLQEVPEGKRIITTTRSHSNKLVTDAVQAMDPHDVIRVGGAGNKIIQLVEGKASAYVFASPGCKKWDTCATEAILHAVGGKLTDMHGNAYRYDAEVKHMNSAGVLATLRNHQFYASRVPQSVLKALQSD, via the exons atgtgtgaatgtgtgtgtgcatggtgccctgtgatggactggcgtcccatccagggtgtgttcccccCTCACGCCCAATGTTCCCAGGATCggctccagatccacagcaTCCCTGAAaaggataaagctgttactaaaa CTGCATACATATTGAACAGCCCAGTTGTCTGTGTGAATTGGCTCGAGGCCCACAGATCTCCAACAA GGCTCCTGGATCATGTGACTGTGCTGATAGGCATCGCGTATAAAGGAAAAGCAATCGCTGGAGTGATCAATCAGCCCTTCTACAACTATCAG GCGGGTGCAGGTGCCACTTTGGGCCGAACTCTCTGGGGAATATTGGGTTTGGGAGCCTTCGGGTTCCAGCTACAGGAAGTCCCAGAGGGGAAACgcatcatcaccaccactcGCTCTCACAGCAATAAACTCGTTACTGATGCCGTGCAGGCCATGGATCCTCATGATGTCATCAGAGTGGGAGGAGCTGGGAATAAG ATTATTCAGCTGGTGGAGGGAAAAGCGTCAGCGTATGTGTTTGCCAGTCCGGGCTGTAAGAAGTGGGACACCTGTGCAACTGAAGCCATTCTGCATGCTGTCGGAG GAAAGCTGACGGACATGCACGGGAATGCTTACCGATACGACGCCGAAGTGAAGCACATGAACTCGGCTGGTGTGTTAGCCACACTGAGGAACCATCAGTTTTACGCCAGCAGAGTTCCCCAGTCCGTCCTCAAGGCCCTGCAGTCCGACTGA